Proteins from a single region of Bogoriella caseilytica:
- a CDS encoding response regulator, with protein sequence MIRVAIVDDDPLVRRLLTTVLSTDDTEIVAEAGDGDEAVALVHAHRPDVLVMDLRMRRMGGVDAIHALRAQPDPPAVLALTSLGAEEAALDAVRAGAEGFLTKDAGPMEIREAVRDLARGEGSLSPRAARLLMAEVAASSRHESTQRAEHLVRGLTDREREMAVDAAAGRTNSSIAERHYLSEATVKSHLARAMAKLQVENRASLAVVMDRAGFGPS encoded by the coding sequence ATGATTCGAGTGGCGATCGTGGACGACGATCCCCTGGTACGTCGGTTACTCACCACGGTACTGAGCACGGACGATACGGAGATTGTCGCCGAAGCCGGCGATGGGGACGAGGCGGTCGCGCTGGTCCACGCTCACCGCCCGGACGTCCTGGTCATGGACCTGCGCATGCGCAGGATGGGCGGGGTCGACGCGATCCACGCACTCCGCGCGCAGCCGGACCCGCCCGCTGTCCTGGCCCTCACCTCGCTCGGCGCCGAGGAAGCTGCGCTTGACGCCGTCCGCGCGGGCGCGGAGGGCTTCCTGACCAAGGACGCCGGCCCGATGGAGATCCGTGAGGCCGTCCGCGATCTGGCCCGCGGCGAGGGAAGCCTCTCCCCCCGCGCCGCGCGTCTCCTGATGGCTGAGGTGGCCGCGAGTTCACGCCACGAAAGCACCCAGCGCGCCGAGCATCTCGTTCGCGGCCTCACCGATCGCGAGCGGGAGATGGCCGTCGACGCAGCGGCCGGGCGGACCAACAGCTCGATAGCGGAGCGCCACTACCTCTCCGAGGCCACCGTGAAGAGCCACTTGGCTAGAGCGATGGCCAAGCTCCAGGTCGAGAACCGCGCCTCGCTGGCGGTGGTCATGGACCGGGCAGGCTTCGGTCCCTCATGA
- the nudC gene encoding NAD(+) diphosphatase has protein sequence MSLPPLSRAAHDPDGASRNDPELVSRVAADPGTAVMLVYRGEVAAAEQGLSLFSPVELPAGALAAGSGRVTYLGRDRLPAGAAQDGGPSPRSYLALTLPADLGAERDLDGVAIAEDAALAGLASSLHWRQLRDIATALSDRDAGLATAAVALAAWHARHPRCPRCGEPTVVEGSGWVRRCLSDNSQHFPRTDPAVIMAVTDAEDRLLLGHAAHWPAHRFSTLAGFVESGESAENAVVREVHEEVGLEVAEVEYVVSQPWPFPCSLMLGFRAVLAEAPGAPVISVDGEEITDARFFTRSELKAAVQRGEIRLPSQASIARVLIEQWFGAALPESA, from the coding sequence GTGAGTCTCCCGCCGCTCTCGCGCGCCGCGCACGATCCCGATGGCGCCTCCCGGAACGACCCCGAGCTCGTGTCGCGAGTGGCCGCCGACCCCGGCACAGCCGTCATGCTCGTGTATCGCGGTGAGGTGGCCGCCGCTGAGCAGGGACTGTCGCTGTTCTCCCCGGTGGAGCTTCCCGCCGGCGCACTCGCGGCCGGATCCGGCCGCGTGACCTATCTCGGCCGCGATCGGTTGCCGGCCGGAGCCGCACAGGACGGCGGGCCTTCGCCGCGCTCCTACCTCGCCCTGACCTTGCCGGCGGATCTCGGTGCCGAGCGCGATCTCGACGGAGTGGCGATCGCGGAGGACGCAGCGCTGGCGGGCCTGGCATCCTCGCTGCACTGGCGCCAGCTACGGGACATTGCCACGGCGCTGAGCGACCGCGATGCCGGACTGGCCACCGCAGCGGTGGCGCTGGCGGCCTGGCATGCCCGTCATCCGCGGTGCCCGCGCTGCGGGGAGCCGACCGTGGTGGAGGGCTCCGGCTGGGTGCGGCGGTGCCTCTCCGACAACTCCCAGCATTTCCCTCGCACCGACCCCGCCGTGATCATGGCGGTGACGGACGCCGAGGACCGCCTTCTCCTGGGACACGCAGCGCACTGGCCGGCGCACCGATTCTCCACTCTGGCCGGGTTCGTGGAGTCGGGGGAGTCCGCGGAGAACGCCGTGGTGCGCGAGGTGCACGAGGAGGTCGGCCTCGAGGTGGCCGAGGTCGAGTACGTCGTCTCCCAGCCCTGGCCCTTCCCCTGCTCGCTGATGCTCGGGTTCCGGGCGGTCCTCGCCGAGGCACCGGGAGCGCCGGTGATCTCCGTCGATGGTGAGGAGATCACCGACGCGCGCTTCTTCACGCGCAGCGAGTTGAAGGCAGCCGTGCAGCGCGGCGAGATCCGCCTGCCTTCGCAGGCCTCCATCGCCCGGGTACTCATCGAGCAATGGTTCGGTGCCGCGCTGCCCGAGAGCGCCTGA
- a CDS encoding ABC transporter permease codes for MNASAAGATGFDIPPARRPGLDAWGQMILAEGRSVVRDTAGLVVPLGLPLLLMLAQAFGNSEQIVPDSGGRSVLEVFILPVTLVMIVALVGVVNMPSFLAMHRKEGLLRRLAATPAHPAMVLVSQVIISALQTAAGFALALGVVGFAFGLRGPVDLARTIGVVLLIAAAMYAVGMLVGALVPSTNAAIAVGLLAFLLMGAAGGMFGGTDNLPQGIATVGEWLPYGAGVQVFEAAWMGQQIETDHLLALGIAVVLGTLSAVRFFRWSQ; via the coding sequence ATGAACGCCTCAGCAGCCGGCGCGACCGGCTTCGACATCCCCCCGGCACGCAGGCCGGGCCTGGACGCCTGGGGGCAGATGATTCTCGCTGAAGGGCGATCCGTGGTGCGGGACACCGCTGGACTGGTGGTCCCGCTCGGCCTTCCGCTGCTGCTGATGCTGGCCCAGGCCTTCGGGAACTCCGAGCAGATCGTGCCGGATTCCGGCGGCCGCTCGGTTCTCGAGGTGTTCATCCTGCCGGTCACCCTGGTCATGATCGTCGCGCTGGTCGGGGTGGTGAACATGCCGTCCTTCCTTGCCATGCACCGCAAAGAGGGTTTGCTCAGACGGCTTGCGGCCACTCCGGCTCACCCGGCCATGGTGCTGGTCTCCCAGGTCATCATCTCCGCCCTGCAGACCGCTGCGGGTTTTGCGCTGGCCCTGGGTGTGGTCGGTTTCGCCTTCGGCCTACGCGGTCCGGTCGACCTGGCGCGGACCATCGGCGTGGTGCTCCTGATCGCGGCGGCGATGTACGCCGTCGGCATGCTCGTCGGGGCCCTGGTGCCGAGCACCAACGCGGCGATCGCGGTGGGGCTGCTCGCCTTCCTGCTGATGGGCGCGGCCGGGGGGATGTTCGGCGGCACGGACAACCTGCCTCAGGGCATCGCTACCGTCGGTGAGTGGCTGCCGTACGGGGCCGGGGTCCAGGTCTTCGAGGCGGCATGGATGGGGCAGCAGATCGAGACCGACCACCTGCTCGCACTCGGCATCGCCGTGGTCCTCGGCACCCTGAGCGCCGTGCGATTCTTTCGCTGGAGTCAGTGA
- a CDS encoding sensor histidine kinase, whose translation MSQHSESGPRSAAARAWQRAMRWGSSWCAVLVSVSCGLVAIAFAAPKNQEFLALGWLLLSLTVSVSLVWRRRMPVVVCLSAAGLSLVAPLDPFAALLAWSWVLTLRRGLPAWLCGFTTSLTVAAALTRDYLRPPRHTLFAFTEPDSGEHISAPGPAYLVVGLVAVLSFWAWGMVRRSRRETRVAMATELERAKEASHLRNELSSQEERQLIAREVHDTVAHQLSLVALQASALEVGDRDPQAARNIRGAAQNALDEVRALLGWLRDGESPATQTGSLADLPQLIEDARGSGAQVISSIYVEDVASTPAPLSRAIYRIVQECLTNALRHAPGEVVMVEIAGPAHDAFRIEVRNRVCDPVREQLLGSGSGRAGMIERARSLGGSLTASRSGEEFVVSAHLPRQSEHAPAGPPSTRTGPAVTSRSGEVGGGQ comes from the coding sequence GTGAGCCAGCACTCCGAGTCAGGTCCCCGGTCCGCCGCGGCGAGGGCGTGGCAGCGTGCCATGCGCTGGGGCAGCAGCTGGTGCGCCGTGCTGGTCTCTGTCAGCTGCGGGCTGGTCGCCATCGCCTTCGCGGCACCGAAGAACCAGGAGTTCCTCGCCCTCGGCTGGTTGCTGTTGTCCCTGACCGTCTCCGTGTCCCTGGTGTGGCGACGGCGTATGCCGGTCGTGGTGTGCCTGAGTGCAGCCGGGCTCAGCCTGGTGGCCCCGCTCGATCCGTTCGCCGCCCTGCTCGCATGGAGCTGGGTGCTCACGCTGCGCCGTGGCCTGCCGGCCTGGCTCTGTGGCTTCACAACCTCCCTCACCGTGGCAGCGGCGCTGACCCGCGACTATCTCCGCCCTCCCCGGCACACGCTCTTCGCCTTCACCGAGCCCGACAGCGGCGAACACATCAGCGCGCCCGGTCCGGCCTACCTCGTGGTCGGCCTCGTCGCCGTCCTGTCCTTCTGGGCATGGGGGATGGTGCGCCGGAGCCGGCGTGAGACGCGGGTCGCGATGGCCACCGAACTGGAGCGGGCGAAGGAGGCCTCACATCTGCGCAACGAGCTCTCCTCCCAGGAGGAGCGGCAGCTCATCGCTCGTGAGGTGCACGACACCGTGGCTCACCAGCTGTCGCTCGTGGCCTTGCAGGCCTCCGCCTTGGAGGTCGGCGACCGGGATCCTCAAGCGGCACGGAACATCCGCGGCGCCGCCCAGAACGCCCTCGATGAGGTCCGCGCCCTGCTGGGGTGGCTCCGCGACGGCGAATCCCCTGCCACGCAGACGGGATCGCTCGCCGACCTGCCGCAGCTGATCGAGGACGCCCGCGGATCGGGGGCGCAGGTGATCTCATCGATCTACGTGGAAGACGTCGCCTCCACCCCAGCACCGCTGAGCCGGGCCATCTACCGGATCGTGCAGGAATGCCTCACCAACGCTCTACGGCATGCACCGGGGGAAGTCGTCATGGTCGAGATTGCCGGGCCGGCACATGACGCCTTCCGGATCGAGGTCCGCAATCGCGTCTGCGACCCGGTCCGCGAGCAGCTCCTCGGGTCAGGGAGCGGCCGCGCCGGGATGATCGAACGGGCGCGCTCCCTGGGCGGGAGCTTGACGGCGAGCCGCTCGGGCGAGGAGTTCGTCGTGAGCGCCCACCTGCCACGCCAAAGCGAGCACGCTCCCGCAGGCCCACCGTCCACGCGGACGGGGCCCGCGGTCACTTCCCGGAGCGGCGAAGTCGGGGGTGGGCAGTAA
- a CDS encoding MFS transporter, with product MAGARELNGSTRPAAARTNGAHDPGSLVSVTGAIYFPLALIARFPYAMMVVGTLTLVVAGRGSLSLGGLTSAMVGLGTACFAPLIGAAADRWGQRRVLLAAGAVNSVALLLVTAAVFSTLGGWAVLSAAFVVGATAPQVAPMSRSRLVGIIGRRLPLARRQKVLNGTMAYESAADEVTFVFGPVIVGLLAATLGPAAPILGAAVLTIVFVSAFALHRSAEEVPRNSTSSSPPAPVSELATPRLLIVILGVLGVGFMFGATLTSVTSFMQDAGHAERAGLVYAALGVGSAVFALAAALFPEGFTLRARWLVFSGVILAGGIALQFAQTVPVLLLALAVVGIGIGPTLVTLFSLTAALSPRGRSATAMSLATTGIVVGQSAATAVAGHVGESAGTPAAMTVALAAGVVIVVAGTLYGALVMRDRSLPGP from the coding sequence GTGGCTGGGGCGCGAGAACTGAACGGCAGCACCCGCCCGGCGGCGGCCCGTACGAACGGAGCGCACGACCCGGGGAGCCTGGTCTCAGTCACCGGGGCGATCTACTTCCCGCTCGCGCTGATCGCGCGGTTCCCCTACGCCATGATGGTGGTCGGCACCCTGACACTTGTGGTGGCGGGGCGCGGATCGCTCAGCCTGGGTGGCCTCACCTCGGCGATGGTGGGTTTGGGGACGGCGTGTTTCGCCCCACTCATCGGTGCCGCTGCTGACCGCTGGGGGCAGCGTCGGGTCCTGCTCGCCGCCGGAGCGGTCAACAGCGTGGCCTTGCTGCTGGTGACAGCCGCGGTCTTCTCTACTCTCGGTGGATGGGCTGTGCTCTCGGCGGCTTTCGTCGTCGGCGCCACCGCCCCTCAGGTGGCACCGATGTCGCGCAGCCGACTCGTTGGCATCATCGGCCGGCGTCTTCCTCTCGCACGTCGTCAGAAAGTACTCAACGGCACCATGGCGTACGAGTCGGCTGCCGACGAGGTCACCTTCGTCTTCGGGCCGGTCATTGTCGGGCTTCTCGCTGCGACCCTCGGGCCGGCTGCTCCGATCCTCGGTGCGGCCGTGCTGACGATCGTTTTCGTCTCCGCCTTCGCCCTGCACCGCAGCGCCGAGGAAGTGCCGAGAAACTCCACGTCATCCTCGCCGCCCGCTCCCGTGAGCGAGCTGGCCACGCCGCGCCTGCTCATCGTGATCCTGGGGGTGCTGGGGGTGGGATTCATGTTCGGCGCGACGCTGACCTCGGTCACCTCGTTCATGCAGGATGCCGGCCACGCCGAGCGGGCGGGCCTGGTCTACGCGGCGCTCGGCGTGGGGTCCGCCGTCTTCGCGTTGGCGGCGGCGCTGTTCCCGGAGGGCTTCACCCTGCGCGCGCGTTGGCTGGTCTTCAGCGGCGTGATTCTGGCCGGCGGCATCGCCCTGCAGTTCGCGCAGACCGTTCCCGTGCTGCTGCTCGCCCTCGCTGTGGTGGGCATCGGCATCGGCCCGACCCTGGTGACCCTGTTCTCACTGACGGCGGCGCTGAGCCCGCGCGGCCGCTCCGCCACGGCGATGTCGCTGGCCACCACAGGCATCGTGGTGGGCCAGTCAGCGGCGACCGCGGTGGCTGGGCACGTGGGGGAGAGCGCGGGGACCCCGGCGGCCATGACTGTCGCTCTCGCGGCGGGAGTGGTCATCGTTGTGGCCGGCACGCTCTACGGGGCGCTGGTCATGAGGGACCGAAGCCTGCCCGGTCCATGA
- a CDS encoding response regulator, whose translation MSETRTAIRALLVDDQTLVRHGIRSLLALSDEVQVVAEAEDGAEALALLEEPDSADRPEVVLLDLRMPGMGGIATLEAMRARGLDIPVLVLTTFDDAELVLGALQAGARGYMLKDVTLEQLVGGIRTVAAGGTLLQPALTDRLLRASSQAGGLVEGPHDPAAPVEALTARETDVLRLAAGGYSNKEIAAMLHLAEGTVKNHVSTVLWKLGARDRTQAVLRGLYLGLLSP comes from the coding sequence ATGAGTGAGACGCGCACGGCCATCCGTGCCCTGCTGGTGGACGACCAGACCCTGGTGCGTCATGGCATTCGCAGTCTGCTCGCGCTCAGCGATGAGGTCCAGGTCGTGGCCGAGGCAGAGGACGGTGCCGAGGCACTGGCCCTGCTCGAGGAGCCGGATTCAGCGGACCGGCCGGAGGTCGTACTGCTCGACCTGCGCATGCCCGGGATGGGCGGCATCGCCACCCTGGAAGCCATGCGAGCGCGCGGACTCGACATCCCGGTGCTGGTGCTCACCACCTTCGACGACGCCGAACTCGTCCTCGGCGCCCTTCAGGCCGGCGCTCGTGGCTACATGCTCAAGGACGTCACGCTCGAGCAGTTGGTGGGCGGGATCCGTACCGTGGCCGCCGGAGGGACCCTGCTCCAGCCCGCACTCACGGATCGACTGCTGCGGGCGTCCTCGCAAGCGGGCGGGCTCGTGGAGGGCCCTCACGATCCCGCGGCACCGGTGGAGGCGCTGACGGCGCGTGAGACCGATGTGCTGCGCCTGGCCGCGGGTGGTTACAGCAACAAGGAGATTGCGGCGATGCTGCATCTGGCCGAGGGCACGGTGAAGAACCACGTCTCGACGGTGCTGTGGAAGCTCGGTGCGCGCGACCGCACCCAGGCCGTGCTGCGCGGGCTGTACCTGGGCTTGCTGTCCCCATGA
- a CDS encoding ATP-dependent DNA helicase UvrD2 yields the protein MTSHPATEQPSTEQLLEALDPDQRAVAETLTGPVCVLAGAGTGKTRAITYRIANGVLSGAFNPQAILAVTFTARAAGEMRTRLRDLGAAGVQARTFHAAALRQLSYFWPSVIGGSPLPIAAHKAGLVASTASRLGLSTDRTAIRDLAAEVEWSKVSLITAEDYVERAGKSGREAPSGNDHATIARLLEVYEEVKTERGVIDFEDVLLLLVGILSERDDIASQVRSQYRHFVVDEYQDVSPLQQRLLDLWLGDRRELCVVGDVSQTIYSFTGATPRFLTDFPQRYAGAPVIKLVRDYRSTPQVVELANGVLARAGGDRSRAAVELIAQRPSSVPVRYETYDDDLAEARAVAERIAALQREGVPLSEIAVLYRTNGQSEVVEQALADAQIGYLVRGGERFFSRREVKEALVLLRGAVRSSAEQPMPEVVRAVLGTLGWDVNPPSARGAARERWESLNSLVSLADDLHTTRGAGMAELVAELDERASAQHAPAVEGVTLASLHAAKGLEWDAVFLIGVSEGLLPISLAEGPAAIAEERRLLYVGVTRAREHLQLSYARARAVGGRASRKPTRFLDGIWPDPDAGAARRGPSRRAAVRQRTEDYLTEHPEDAELFERLRTWRGVLAKELSKPAYTVFHDTTLQAIATAKPKDLRQLALLRGVGATKLEAYGGQVLAVVRGEDVDITQWLGREN from the coding sequence ATGACCAGCCATCCCGCCACCGAGCAACCCAGCACCGAGCAGCTGCTCGAGGCCCTGGACCCCGACCAGCGCGCCGTGGCCGAGACCCTCACCGGTCCGGTCTGCGTGCTCGCGGGCGCCGGCACCGGCAAGACCCGCGCGATCACCTACCGCATCGCCAACGGGGTGCTCTCAGGCGCCTTCAATCCGCAGGCGATCCTGGCGGTGACCTTCACCGCGCGGGCCGCCGGAGAGATGCGGACTCGTCTGCGTGATCTTGGCGCCGCCGGCGTGCAGGCCCGCACCTTCCACGCCGCTGCCCTGCGGCAGCTCTCCTACTTCTGGCCCTCGGTCATCGGTGGCAGCCCGTTGCCGATCGCTGCGCACAAGGCCGGCCTGGTGGCCTCAACCGCGAGCCGGCTGGGACTGTCCACCGACCGCACCGCCATCCGTGACCTCGCCGCTGAGGTGGAGTGGTCCAAGGTCTCTCTCATCACTGCCGAGGACTACGTCGAACGCGCCGGGAAATCCGGTCGCGAGGCTCCCTCCGGGAACGATCACGCCACGATCGCCCGTCTGCTGGAGGTCTACGAGGAGGTCAAGACCGAGCGGGGAGTGATCGACTTCGAGGACGTGCTCCTGCTCCTGGTGGGCATCCTCAGCGAGCGGGATGACATCGCCTCCCAGGTGCGCAGCCAGTACCGCCATTTCGTGGTCGATGAGTACCAGGACGTCTCCCCGCTGCAGCAGCGCCTGCTCGACCTGTGGCTCGGGGACCGGCGCGAACTCTGCGTGGTCGGGGACGTCTCGCAGACCATCTACTCCTTCACCGGCGCCACACCCCGCTTCCTCACCGACTTCCCGCAGCGCTACGCCGGTGCGCCGGTGATCAAGCTGGTGCGCGACTACCGCTCCACTCCGCAAGTGGTGGAACTGGCCAATGGCGTGCTCGCGCGTGCCGGCGGGGACCGCAGCCGGGCCGCCGTCGAACTGATCGCCCAGCGGCCCTCGTCGGTGCCGGTGCGCTACGAGACCTATGACGACGATCTTGCCGAGGCGCGTGCGGTGGCGGAACGCATCGCGGCGCTGCAGCGCGAGGGGGTGCCGCTGTCGGAGATCGCGGTGCTCTACCGCACCAACGGCCAGTCCGAGGTCGTCGAGCAGGCGCTTGCCGATGCGCAGATCGGCTATCTGGTCCGCGGAGGTGAGCGCTTCTTCTCCCGCCGTGAGGTCAAGGAGGCGCTGGTCCTGCTGCGCGGGGCGGTGCGCTCCTCTGCCGAGCAACCCATGCCCGAGGTGGTGCGTGCCGTTCTGGGCACACTGGGGTGGGATGTCAATCCGCCCAGCGCGCGCGGTGCAGCCCGTGAGCGTTGGGAGTCGCTGAACTCCCTGGTGAGTCTCGCCGACGACCTGCACACCACGCGCGGTGCAGGCATGGCGGAGCTCGTCGCCGAGCTGGACGAACGCGCCTCCGCTCAGCACGCCCCGGCGGTGGAAGGCGTGACACTGGCCTCGTTGCACGCGGCCAAGGGCCTGGAGTGGGATGCCGTCTTCCTCATCGGCGTCAGTGAAGGGCTCCTGCCCATCTCCCTCGCTGAAGGCCCGGCGGCCATCGCCGAAGAGCGGCGCCTGCTCTACGTGGGCGTCACCCGTGCCCGCGAACATCTGCAGCTCTCCTATGCCCGTGCCCGGGCAGTGGGTGGGCGCGCCAGCCGGAAGCCCACCCGCTTCCTCGATGGCATCTGGCCCGATCCTGACGCGGGAGCGGCACGGCGCGGACCTTCGCGCCGTGCCGCCGTCCGCCAGCGCACCGAGGACTACCTGACGGAGCATCCCGAGGACGCCGAGCTCTTCGAACGGCTGCGCACCTGGCGGGGGGTGCTGGCCAAGGAGCTCTCCAAGCCGGCCTACACCGTCTTCCACGACACCACCTTGCAGGCCATAGCCACCGCGAAGCCCAAAGATCTCCGCCAGCTTGCGCTGCTGCGCGGCGTGGGTGCCACCAAGCTCGAGGCCTATGGGGGTCAGGTGCTCGCCGTGGTGCGCGGCGAGGATGTGGACATCACCCAGTGGCTGGGGCGCGAGAACTGA
- a CDS encoding mycoredoxin, with protein sequence MTTEAPAAGTITMYSTTWCGYCQRLKTMLDREGIGYTEVNIEEHPEAAAYVEEVNGGNQTVPTVVFPDGSAATNPSLKDVKQRLGA encoded by the coding sequence ATGACCACCGAGGCACCCGCCGCCGGCACCATCACGATGTACTCGACCACCTGGTGCGGTTACTGCCAGCGGCTCAAGACCATGCTCGACCGTGAGGGCATCGGCTACACCGAGGTCAACATCGAAGAGCACCCCGAGGCAGCGGCCTACGTCGAGGAGGTCAATGGTGGCAATCAGACGGTGCCCACCGTGGTCTTCCCCGACGGCTCTGCGGCGACCAACCCCTCGCTGAAGGACGTCAAGCAGCGTCTCGGAGCCTGA
- a CDS encoding ABC transporter ATP-binding protein produces the protein MAAAVQVKNARKRYRKKVALDGVDLTVEAGRTVGILGRNGAGKTTLVETIAGLRKPDAGTARVMGLDPIADRARVRMVLGVQLQKAIMHYDLTVIENLRLHRSFYPEGRDPDELLEKLGLAPSRDTRFGRLSGGQAQRLSVAAALVGRPRVVILDELTTGLDPEGRRGIWRVIESLREEGVTILLVSHAMDEVARLCDHVVVLDEGRVRAEGTPEELVSQAGATNLEQAFLSLVGATEGELDTLKGAA, from the coding sequence ATGGCCGCGGCCGTGCAGGTGAAGAACGCGCGCAAGCGCTACAGGAAGAAGGTGGCGCTCGACGGTGTCGACCTCACCGTCGAAGCCGGGAGGACCGTGGGGATCCTGGGCCGCAATGGCGCTGGGAAGACCACCCTGGTGGAGACGATCGCCGGGCTCCGGAAGCCGGACGCCGGCACCGCACGGGTGATGGGGCTGGATCCGATCGCCGACCGCGCACGGGTACGCATGGTGCTCGGGGTGCAGCTCCAGAAGGCGATCATGCACTACGACCTGACCGTCATCGAGAACCTTCGGCTACACCGCTCCTTCTATCCCGAGGGCCGCGATCCGGACGAGCTGCTGGAGAAGCTGGGATTGGCGCCGTCCCGGGACACGCGCTTCGGCAGACTCTCCGGTGGGCAGGCGCAACGTCTCTCCGTCGCCGCCGCACTGGTGGGCCGGCCACGCGTGGTGATCCTGGATGAACTCACCACCGGCCTCGATCCTGAGGGGCGCCGGGGGATCTGGCGGGTGATCGAATCGCTGCGCGAGGAAGGCGTCACCATCCTCCTGGTCAGCCACGCCATGGATGAGGTGGCCAGGCTGTGCGATCACGTCGTGGTGCTCGACGAGGGCCGTGTCCGCGCGGAAGGCACGCCGGAGGAACTCGTGAGCCAGGCCGGCGCCACGAACCTCGAGCAGGCCTTCCTGAGCCTGGTCGGCGCCACGGAGGGCGAACTGGACACCCTGAAAGGAGCAGCATGA
- a CDS encoding sensor histidine kinase, which yields MRRYDLTAAALVLPIILGILVGLPVAVLQLQGEQVTPGPAWLWWSALAGFVLAFGAAELLSTHPRRGWALVAFLTQAVLALAVTGMVSPGFGFSLVILVFGATLSVYVVPLWGTVVVVLINTTAAAIFSYRGQGLLEPAITALFYLVIQAVSVVTIVTWRRQQEMNQELAQAHIELSATGALLEESTRAAERLRISRDLHDVLGHQLSALALELEVASHRAQEPAREHVLRAREITKELLADVRGVVSELRLDSGDLRATLLSVVADVPAPEIHLEVAGDVVTDEARTTAVVRAVQEVLTNAIRHSAGENLWITVSGGDHLVLHAYDDGWGAEHLELGNGLRGIRERAEGLGGSAEFSRHEDGGFDVRVEVPV from the coding sequence GTGCGCCGCTATGACCTCACTGCCGCGGCCCTGGTGCTGCCGATCATCCTCGGCATCCTCGTGGGCCTCCCGGTTGCCGTGCTGCAGCTCCAAGGGGAGCAGGTCACCCCGGGCCCTGCGTGGCTCTGGTGGAGTGCCCTGGCCGGTTTCGTCCTCGCTTTCGGGGCGGCGGAACTTCTCTCGACCCATCCCCGGCGCGGATGGGCCCTGGTCGCCTTCCTCACCCAGGCGGTGCTCGCGCTCGCGGTCACGGGGATGGTGTCTCCCGGTTTCGGGTTCTCCCTGGTGATCCTGGTTTTCGGCGCCACCTTGAGCGTCTACGTTGTTCCGCTCTGGGGCACGGTGGTGGTGGTCCTCATCAACACCACAGCCGCGGCGATCTTCTCCTATCGCGGCCAGGGGCTGCTCGAACCGGCTATCACCGCCTTGTTCTACCTGGTCATCCAGGCAGTGTCGGTGGTGACGATCGTGACCTGGCGGCGTCAGCAGGAGATGAACCAGGAGCTGGCTCAAGCTCACATCGAGCTCTCCGCCACCGGCGCGCTCCTGGAAGAGTCCACCCGAGCGGCCGAGCGCCTGCGCATCTCGCGGGACCTGCACGACGTGTTGGGACACCAGCTCAGCGCCCTGGCCCTGGAGCTCGAGGTCGCGAGCCATCGCGCGCAGGAGCCGGCACGCGAGCACGTGCTGCGGGCCCGGGAGATCACCAAGGAGCTGCTCGCCGACGTGCGCGGCGTCGTGTCCGAGCTGCGCCTCGACAGCGGAGACCTGCGCGCCACGCTCCTCAGCGTTGTCGCCGACGTCCCCGCGCCGGAGATCCACCTGGAGGTGGCCGGCGACGTGGTCACCGACGAGGCGCGGACCACCGCCGTGGTGCGCGCCGTCCAGGAGGTGCTGACCAACGCGATCCGGCACTCCGCCGGCGAGAACCTGTGGATCACCGTCTCGGGTGGGGACCACCTGGTGCTGCACGCCTACGACGATGGCTGGGGGGCGGAACACCTAGAACTGGGGAACGGACTGCGGGGCATCAGGGAACGCGCTGAGGGTCTGGGTGGCTCTGCTGAGTTCTCCCGGCACGAAGACGGTGGCTTCGACGTCCGCGTGGAGGTGCCGGTCTGA